The segment GCGACGCGACCGGTTCGTCGCTCGACCAGGCCGGTATTGCGGGCGCGGCCGATCTGTCGTCGACGTCGAGGCAACTGATGGTGCATGCGGGAATCCGCCACAGGTTCTGAGCGAACGAGTCGGCGCCGAGCCGCGCGAGGCCCGGCGCTGCGCGTTACCCGGCGACCCGGATCACGACCTTCCCGAAGTGCTGCCCAGACTTCAGGTACGCATACGCGTCCGGCGTTTCGTCGAAGCCGAACACGCGATCGACGACCGGCTTGATGCCGCGCGCGTCGACGAGCCCGGCCACCGCATCGAGCGTCGCGCGGCTGCCGACCATGATGCCCTGCAGCCGCCGGATGCCGCCGATCAGCGACAGCAGGCTGAGCTCCGGCCCCGCGAAGCTGCTGAGCCCGCCGATCAACGACACGACGCCGCCCAGTTTCGTCGCGGCGATCGAGCGCGGCAGCGTGTCCCGCCCGCCGACCTCGACCACGATGTCCGCGCCCGCGCCGCCGGTGAGCCGCAGCACTTCGTCCTGCCATTCGGGCGTCGCGCGATAGTTGATCGTCGCATCGGCGCCGAGCTGGCGCGCGCGTTCGAGCTTCGCGTCGCTCGACGACGTGATGATCGTGCGCAGTCCGGCCGCCTGCGCGAGCTGCAGCGCGACGATCGACACGCCGCCCGTGCCGAGCAGCACGACGGTCGAGCCGGGCGCCGCGGCGCCGTCGGCGAACAGTGCATTCCACGCGGTGATGCCCGCGCACGACAGCGTCGACGCTTCGTCGTAGTCGAGATGCGCGGGGATCGCGACCAGCGCGTTTTCGTCCGAGACGAAATACTCGGCGAGCACGCCGTCGAACTGCGCGCCGGGCGATCCCGTGACCTTCGACGGCGTGGGCGGCCCGTCGACCCACTTCGGGAAGTACGTGTTGATCACGCGATCGCCGGGCTTGAAGCGCGTGACGTCGCGGCCGGTTTCGACGACCTCGCCCGCGCCGTCGGCCACCGGGATCAGCGGCGCGTCGCCGATGCCGAGGTAGTCGCCGCGCGCGAACATCAGGTCGCGAAAGTTCAGCGACGCCGAATGGATCTTCACGACGACGTCATTCGGGCCCGCCGGACGGCGCGGTGCGTCGATGCGCTGCAATCCGGCGATGCCGGTGCCGGGTTTCACTTGCCATGCCTGCATGTCGACTCCTGTTCGTGGTTGACGGGGTCATGATAATGTTGCCCGCAAGGATGCATTGGAGAGAGTTCGGCTACTGACTGTCGCCAGCACGGCAACGAATCGATAAGGAGAAAAAGAGCATGGAAGATCGCCTGGGCGGCATTGCCGAGTTCGTCGACGTCGTGGAAGCGGGCAGCTTCGCGGCGGCGGCGCTGCGGATCGGCGTGACGCGCTCGGCCGTCGCGAAGATCGTCGCGCGGCTCGAGCGGCGGCTCGGCGTGCGGCTGCTGCAGCGCACGACGCGCCGCCTGAGCCTGACCGACGAAGGGCTCGTGTACTACGAGCAATGCCGCCGCGTGCTGGCCGAGCTCGGCGAGACGGAGGCCGCGCTCGACGCGGGCCGCCGCGAGCCGTCCGGGCGCCTGCGTATCAGCGCGCCGGTGCTGTTCGGCCGGCAGTGCGTCGCGCCGGTCATGCGGCGGCTGGTCGAGCGTCATCCGCGGCTCGAAGTCGAGATGTCGTTCAGCGATCGCATCACGGACCTCGTCGACGACGGCTTCGACGTCGCGGTGCGCGTCGGCCCGCTCGTCGACACGACCTCGCTGGTTTGCCGCCCGCTCGGCATGCAGCAGATGGGCATCTGCGCGTCGCCTGCCTATCTGGCGCAACACGGCCGTCCATCGGGTTTTGCGGATCTCGCGTCGCACGTCGGCATCGCGTACGCGCGCGGCGGGCAGGTTGCGCCGTGGCGGATCGTCGGCGCGGACGGCGACGCGCGCG is part of the Burkholderia ubonensis subsp. mesacidophila genome and harbors:
- a CDS encoding zinc-dependent alcohol dehydrogenase family protein, yielding MQAWQVKPGTGIAGLQRIDAPRRPAGPNDVVVKIHSASLNFRDLMFARGDYLGIGDAPLIPVADGAGEVVETGRDVTRFKPGDRVINTYFPKWVDGPPTPSKVTGSPGAQFDGVLAEYFVSDENALVAIPAHLDYDEASTLSCAGITAWNALFADGAAAPGSTVVLLGTGGVSIVALQLAQAAGLRTIITSSSDAKLERARQLGADATINYRATPEWQDEVLRLTGGAGADIVVEVGGRDTLPRSIAATKLGGVVSLIGGLSSFAGPELSLLSLIGGIRRLQGIMVGSRATLDAVAGLVDARGIKPVVDRVFGFDETPDAYAYLKSGQHFGKVVIRVAG
- a CDS encoding LysR family transcriptional regulator; this translates as MEDRLGGIAEFVDVVEAGSFAAAALRIGVTRSAVAKIVARLERRLGVRLLQRTTRRLSLTDEGLVYYEQCRRVLAELGETEAALDAGRREPSGRLRISAPVLFGRQCVAPVMRRLVERHPRLEVEMSFSDRITDLVDDGFDVAVRVGPLVDTTSLVCRPLGMQQMGICASPAYLAQHGRPSGFADLASHVGIAYARGGQVAPWRIVGADGDAREHRVSARLRFDDLQAIADAAAAGAGLAWLPCWLMAPYLRDGRLALVMDSDSVGSAEVFAVRPNARQVPSKVRVAIDALVDEIPRVLAKSSSVDGAHG